The nucleotide window GGGGCGTCGAAGATGCCGAACGTCAGCAGCGGGCCGGTGACGCCCTCGAGCAGCGGCGCGAGCCGTGGCTCCAGCGCATATCCCAGCTCGTAGGCGGCGAAACCTGCGATCCAGCACCCCTGCCGCCGGGCCACCTCGAGCCGGTCGAGCGCCGCGCGGGCCGAGGCCGCGTCATGCGCCGTGACAACCTCGACGGGCTCGCGGAACAGCGCCGGTTGCCCGTCGGGCCCCGCTTCGACCAGCACGCCGTTCAGCTCTGCCGCCATGTCCCCTGCCCTCGCCGTCGCGCTGCGACGCCACGCGCCGCGTTTCTCCTGCCCTCTCAAGCGAAAGACCGCACAGGTCGCCCTGCGCGGTCTTTCTCACTGTCCCTCACGAGGTAAGGCTTACTTGATCTTGCCTTCCTTGTATTCGACGTGCTTCCGAGCGACCGGGTCGAACTTGCGAACGGTCATCTTCTCGGTCATCGTGCGGGCGTTCTTCTTGGTGACATAGAAGTGGCCCGTGCCTGCGGTCGAGTTCAGGCGGATCTTGATCGTGGTCGGCTTCGCCATGTGTCTTCTCCTGCAACGGGCCGGCGCAAGCGCCCCCGCGAAATCCTTGAAGCCTGCCTTTTACTCAAGCGCGGCCCCGAGTCAACCGGGCATCGCCCGGAAAATTCACGCGTGGAGGGCCTGTAAGCCGGATTCTGTCCACGGCGGGTTTCCCCGCCGATGGGCGACCATTCATCTTGGCGCGCGGTCGCCCGCGCGCTCATGCTGCCAACCCGGACCTCTCGGGCCGAAGCAGCCCTGCGGTGATATCCCCGAAAGGATCAGTCCCGCGCGAGGTCCCTATTTGGCATTGCTCCCGGTGGGGCTTGCCATGCGGGTCCGGTTGCCCGTCCCCCGGTGGGCTCTTACCCCACCGTTTCACCCTTGCCCCGACGGATCGGGGCGGTCTGTTTTCTGTGGCGCTTTCCGTCAGGTTGCCCTGCCCGGGCGTTACCCGGCACCGGCGCTTCGGCGAGTCCGGACTTTCCTCCCCCGACGGGTCTCCCCGACGACAGCGGCCGCCCGGCCCTCCACGCGCGCCCGACATAGGGGGGCGTCACGGGGGCGTCAATACGGCCCGTGCCCCGATCGCGCGCGGCTCAGCGCAGCACCATCGGCTCGGCCATCCAGGCGCGGATCGCGTCGCTGACCGCATCGGGGGCCTCGAGCGTCGGCACGTGGCCCGCCTCGTCGATCTGCTCGAGCCGCGCGTTGGGGATGAGCTCGGCAAGGAAGGCCTGCCGCTTGAGCGGGTGCAGCGTGTCGTGCCCGCCGCAGAGCACGGTCACCGGCACGCGGATCTTGCGAAGCGAGCTCTGCTGGTCGCGGCGGCGCTGCAACAGACGGACCTGGCGGACGAAGACATCCGGCCCGAGCCCGGCGGCCATGTCGTCGAGCAGGGCCTGGATCTCGGCCCGGTAGGGTCCGGGCGCGAGGCAGTCGGGCGGGATGAGCCCCTTGAGCGCCGCGCCCATCTGGCCGGTGCGCGCCTTGATGATCAGCGGATCGAACTCGGCGGCCCGCTGCGGTGTCTCGGCGAGCGGCGAGGTGTTCATCAGCATCATCCGCGCCACCCGGTCGGGCGCGCGGCGCTGCAACTCCATCGCGACGACGCCGCCAAGTCCCAGCCCGGCAAGCGCGAAGCGGCGCGGCAGCACGTCGAGCAGCCCCGAGGCCACTTCCTCGACGCGCTCGCCACCGCCGAGCGGCGCGACCATCACCGCCATATCGCGCGAAAGATCGGCGATCTGCGGCCCGAAGAGCCGCGCGTCGCACATCAGGTCGGGCAACAGGACCAGTGGTTCAGCCATGCCGCCCCCGTTCGCGCACAGATCGTCCCTCTGCGGAGACCGACATGTCCTGCCTCGTTTGCGTGTTTCTGCCTCGGAGGCCGAGAGTAACAGAGCCCGCGGCGAGAGGAAGCAGGAAAGCGCCGACCCGGCAAGGGCTTGCCACCCGAAGCTGTCACGGCGACGTGAGCGGCTACTGCGCGGCCATGACCTCGGGCATGGGTGCCGCTGCGTCAGGCAGGGCCACACCGCCATGGATCTGCATCCAGACCGCGGCCTCGTCGTAGAGCGTCCATTCCCGGCGCAGGCCGTCGGGGCCGAACTCGGCGTGGCTGAGGCCCATGACATGCACCTCCGCCCCGGTCGGCGCCCCGAAGGCGCCCCAGCCCAGGTGCCGCCCGGTCAGCGACCAGCGCAGCGCGGCGCGCGGCGGCATCAGCCGGGTCTCGGCGCCAATGCGGTGATGGATGACGAAGCGCGCATCGGGCAGCGCCGCGCGCAGGGCGAACCAGAACCGCTCGGCGCCAGCTGGCCCCTCGGCCAGCACGCCGCCCGGATACGCCATGCGCGCGGCGGGGTCGTATTGCGCCGGGATCTCGGAGAACCCTGCCGCCATGATCCGCTCGAGCAGCGCGGCAAAGGCCATGCCCCACTGGCTGCCGTTGCCGCCGCCGGTGTAGGGGCCCGGCTGGTCGAGCGCCGGGCGGAACGGCCCGTCCCCGCCCACCGGCAGTCGTGCCCGCTGCCGCGCCCAGTCAGGCCCATCGCACCCGAGCTGGCGCAGGATCGCGCCGGTGTCGCGCACCGCCCAGATCTCGCTGATGCGCCGATCCTTGGCGTAGACCTCCGACATCATCCGGAAGCGCAGCCGCTTGCCCGATGCGGCGCCGAAGACCCCGCCCCCGGCGTGGGTGCCCTGCAACAGCAGCCGCTGCGCCCCCAGCGAGCCGGTCCGGACGCCGCCGCAGTGCATGACATCCTCCGTATGCGCCGCGAGGTCCGGCAGCGTGGCAAGAAGCTCCAGTGCGTCGGCCCTGAGCGCCTCGGGCCCGTAGCCCATGGCGAGCGCCTGCCGGTGCAGAAGCTGCGGATGGCAGAGCTCGCGCAGGCCCGCATCCAGCCGCCGCCGGGTCCAGAGCGTCTCGGCCACCTCGCGCAGGAAGGCCGGGTAGCTGTCGTCTGCCGTGTCTTGCCGTCTCATGCCACTCTCCCGCCAGGCTCGCGGCGGGAGAGTGGCGCAACATGGTTAGCAAATCGTTGGGGTGCCTCAGTCCGAGCCGTAGCCCTGCCAGCGGAACGCGCCATCCGAGGCCCGCAGCGGCGAGAACGGATTGTGCGCGATCTCCCAGACATGCCCCTCCGGGTCGGCGAAATAGGCATGGTAGCCGCCCCAGAACACCTCCTGCGGGGCCTTCAGGATGCGCGCCCCGGCGGTCTCGGCCCGCGCAACCAGCGCGTCGACCGCATCGCGACTGTCGAGGTTATGCGCCAGCGTCAGTGCGCCGTGGCCCAGTTCCTCGACCGGCAGGCCGATGTCCTTCGCAAGATCGTCGAGCCCGAACAGCCCCAGCGTCTGCCCCAGCAGGTCGTAGGCGATGACCCCGTCGGGCCCCGGCGCCCGGGCCCAGCCCATCGCGTCGTAGAACGCCGTGGCGCGGTCCATGTCGCGCACCCCCAGCGTGATCAGGCTGATTCTCTGGTCCATCCGCGCTCCTCCCCCGGCTG belongs to Salipiger profundus and includes:
- the rpmG gene encoding 50S ribosomal protein L33, with the protein product MAKPTTIKIRLNSTAGTGHFYVTKKNARTMTEKMTVRKFDPVARKHVEYKEGKIK
- a CDS encoding alpha/beta fold hydrolase encodes the protein MAEPLVLLPDLMCDARLFGPQIADLSRDMAVMVAPLGGGERVEEVASGLLDVLPRRFALAGLGLGGVVAMELQRRAPDRVARMMLMNTSPLAETPQRAAEFDPLIIKARTGQMGAALKGLIPPDCLAPGPYRAEIQALLDDMAAGLGPDVFVRQVRLLQRRRDQQSSLRKIRVPVTVLCGGHDTLHPLKRQAFLAELIPNARLEQIDEAGHVPTLEAPDAVSDAIRAWMAEPMVLR
- a CDS encoding ester cyclase — its product is MRRQDTADDSYPAFLREVAETLWTRRRLDAGLRELCHPQLLHRQALAMGYGPEALRADALELLATLPDLAAHTEDVMHCGGVRTGSLGAQRLLLQGTHAGGGVFGAASGKRLRFRMMSEVYAKDRRISEIWAVRDTGAILRQLGCDGPDWARQRARLPVGGDGPFRPALDQPGPYTGGGNGSQWGMAFAALLERIMAAGFSEIPAQYDPAARMAYPGGVLAEGPAGAERFWFALRAALPDARFVIHHRIGAETRLMPPRAALRWSLTGRHLGWGAFGAPTGAEVHVMGLSHAEFGPDGLRREWTLYDEAAVWMQIHGGVALPDAAAPMPEVMAAQ
- a CDS encoding VOC family protein, which gives rise to MDQRISLITLGVRDMDRATAFYDAMGWARAPGPDGVIAYDLLGQTLGLFGLDDLAKDIGLPVEELGHGALTLAHNLDSRDAVDALVARAETAGARILKAPQEVFWGGYHAYFADPEGHVWEIAHNPFSPLRASDGAFRWQGYGSD